The Candidatus Margulisiibacteriota bacterium genome contains the following window.
GTGAAATTGTGCGAAACATCGGCAAGAATATAAAGTCCTTTCGAAAATCAGCCGGATTGTCTCAGGAAAAATTGGCAAATAAAATAGATTTGACTTTGCGGTATTTTCAACGCCTTGAAAGCGGCAGTCATACGCCGACAATTGC
Protein-coding sequences here:
- a CDS encoding helix-turn-helix domain-containing protein, producing the protein MRNIGKNIKSFRKSAGLSQEKLANKIDLTLRYFQRLESGSHTPTIATLTKIAKALGQSIKDFF